A region from the Hypericibacter adhaerens genome encodes:
- a CDS encoding TadE/TadG family type IV pilus assembly protein: protein MPRRVGRAFRLVSGLRRFRRSQSGAAAIEFALALPPLVLLIIGMFEVAVVMFVSTSVENGLREASRFGITGDIPAGVTREQQILQLIEDNTLGMLDPATTHITFMVYPSFQDVGQPEPFTDTPAPSPLHNGKYDQGEAYEDLNGNGQWDADRGTAGVGNSGQVVRYKVDYEWHLMTPLLADMLGDNGVFKMSASVVVRNEPYAVVQAGGG, encoded by the coding sequence GTGCCACGCCGGGTCGGCAGGGCCTTCAGGCTGGTTTCCGGGCTCCGGCGGTTTCGCCGGTCCCAGTCGGGGGCGGCCGCCATCGAGTTCGCCCTGGCGCTCCCGCCCCTGGTGCTGCTGATCATCGGCATGTTCGAGGTCGCGGTCGTGATGTTCGTATCGACCTCGGTCGAGAACGGGCTGCGCGAGGCCTCGCGCTTCGGCATCACCGGCGACATTCCCGCCGGGGTGACCCGCGAGCAGCAGATCCTTCAGCTCATCGAGGACAACACCCTCGGCATGCTCGATCCCGCGACGACCCACATCACCTTCATGGTCTATCCGAGCTTCCAGGATGTGGGCCAGCCGGAACCCTTCACCGACACGCCCGCGCCGAGCCCGCTCCATAACGGCAAATACGATCAGGGCGAGGCCTACGAGGACCTCAACGGCAACGGCCAGTGGGACGCGGACCGCGGCACCGCCGGCGTCGGCAATTCCGGTCAGGTCGTGCGCTACAAGGTCGATTACGAGTGGCACCTGATGACGCCGCTCCTGGCCGACATGCTCGGCGACAATGGCGTCTTCAAGATGTCGGCGAGCGTGGTGGTCCGCAACGAGCCCTATGCCGTCGTCCAGGCGGGAGGAGGCTGA
- a CDS encoding TadE/TadG family type IV pilus assembly protein, whose amino-acid sequence MEMRLLQCFYRFARDRRGSVLMELAIGLPILVVILLGCFEAARFVLLDQKLARAAASTADLVAQADGITEAQITDIFNAADATATPFDLGGTGRVIITSVVRPTTAAATVAWQRVSTGSTYAATSAIGTTGQTATLPAGLTLRQGENVIVAEVFYDYAPVFLGETRFTATSLYEVAYNRPRIINLTSVTP is encoded by the coding sequence ATGGAAATGCGCCTCTTGCAGTGCTTCTACCGCTTCGCGCGGGACCGTCGGGGCAGCGTCCTGATGGAGCTGGCCATCGGCCTGCCCATCCTGGTGGTGATCCTGCTGGGCTGTTTCGAGGCCGCGCGCTTCGTGCTGCTGGACCAGAAGCTCGCGCGCGCCGCGGCCAGCACGGCCGACCTGGTGGCCCAGGCCGACGGCATCACCGAAGCGCAGATCACCGACATCTTCAACGCGGCCGATGCGACCGCGACGCCGTTCGATCTCGGCGGCACCGGGCGCGTGATCATCACCTCGGTGGTTCGCCCGACCACGGCCGCCGCGACCGTGGCCTGGCAGCGCGTCTCGACCGGCAGCACCTACGCCGCCACCAGCGCCATCGGCACGACCGGCCAGACGGCCACCCTGCCCGCCGGCCTCACCCTGCGCCAGGGCGAGAACGTGATCGTGGCCGAGGTCTTCTACGACTACGCCCCGGTCTTTCTGGGGGAGACGCGCTTCACCGCCACCTCGCTGTACGAGGTCGCCTATAACCGGCCCCGCATCATCAACCTGACGTCGGTCACGCCCTAG
- a CDS encoding AraC family transcriptional regulator has translation MPTVLEHKSTPGLERSCRQGDWIRAAPACQGLERIEARFLGHAFDPHRHDTYAIGVTTQGVQSFRYRGRAEQSLPGQVLVLHPDEIHDGHAGTETGFRYRILYVDPGLIHDALAEWRYPLPFLREPVSDDRRLVAAVLPALEELDRPLEEVERDQILLDLAEALAAADPSLPRRRVSARDWRAVERARDFLDGHLRQGSRSAALEAATGLGRYALARQFRACLGTSPYRYLVMRRLDRARALIQQGRSLVEAALDSGFADQSHMTRHFRKAYGLTPKRWAGLFV, from the coding sequence ATGCCGACGGTTCTGGAGCACAAGTCGACGCCGGGTCTTGAACGATCGTGCAGGCAGGGCGACTGGATCCGCGCGGCGCCCGCTTGTCAGGGCCTCGAGCGGATCGAGGCCCGTTTCCTGGGGCATGCATTCGATCCGCACCGGCACGACACCTACGCGATCGGCGTCACGACCCAGGGCGTGCAGTCGTTCCGCTATCGGGGACGCGCCGAGCAGAGCCTGCCGGGCCAGGTGCTCGTGCTTCATCCGGATGAGATCCATGACGGTCATGCGGGAACCGAAACCGGGTTCCGCTACAGGATTCTCTATGTCGACCCGGGGTTGATTCACGATGCCCTGGCCGAATGGCGCTATCCGTTGCCGTTCCTGCGCGAGCCGGTCTCGGACGATCGCCGCCTTGTCGCGGCCGTTCTGCCGGCCCTGGAAGAGCTCGACCGGCCGCTCGAAGAGGTGGAGCGCGACCAGATCCTGCTCGATCTGGCCGAGGCTCTGGCCGCGGCCGATCCGTCGCTGCCGCGCCGCCGCGTTTCGGCGCGTGATTGGCGCGCCGTCGAGCGGGCGCGCGACTTCCTCGACGGCCACCTTCGGCAGGGGAGCCGGTCGGCGGCACTGGAGGCCGCGACCGGGCTCGGCCGCTACGCACTGGCCCGGCAGTTCCGTGCCTGCCTGGGAACCAGTCCCTATCGCTATCTCGTCATGCGGCGGCTGGATCGGGCCCGGGCATTGATCCAGCAGGGCCGCTCGCTGGTGGAGGCGGCGCTCGACAGCGGCTTCGCCGACCAGAGCCACATGACGCGGCATTTCCGGAAGGCCTACGGCCTGACGCCGAAACGATGGGCGGGGCTCTTCGTCTAG
- a CDS encoding LysE family translocator: MEQLPGFILVALALAGSPGPATLSIAAAGAAFGPRRGLGYMAGIIAGMIVVMALAASGVTGLLLALPGAAPVIAVIAGAYFAVLAIRIALTPPLTERSHQGRHPSFAAGLLLSLVNPKGYAAMAALFSGFVLVAAHPGADAAVKMLVLLLVIALVNIAWLFVGAALTRLFRNPVANRVVNLAFAILLLASVAATLLL, from the coding sequence ATGGAACAGCTGCCCGGATTCATTCTGGTCGCCCTGGCGCTCGCCGGCAGCCCCGGCCCTGCCACCTTGAGCATCGCCGCCGCCGGTGCCGCCTTCGGGCCGCGCCGCGGCCTCGGCTATATGGCGGGAATTATCGCCGGCATGATCGTCGTGATGGCGCTCGCCGCCAGCGGCGTGACGGGCCTCCTGCTGGCGCTGCCGGGTGCCGCCCCCGTCATCGCGGTCATTGCCGGTGCTTATTTCGCTGTCCTGGCGATCCGCATCGCGCTGACGCCGCCCTTGACCGAACGCAGCCATCAAGGCCGACACCCCTCCTTCGCCGCCGGCTTGCTCCTCTCTCTCGTCAATCCGAAGGGCTATGCGGCGATGGCGGCGCTCTTCTCCGGGTTCGTCCTGGTGGCAGCGCATCCGGGCGCGGACGCGGCGGTCAAGATGCTCGTCCTGTTGCTGGTGATCGCCCTGGTCAATATCGCGTGGCTCTTTGTCGGCGCGGCCCTGACAAGGCTCTTCCGGAATCCGGTCGCGAACCGCGTCGTCAACCTGGCTTTCGCCATCCTGCTGCTGGCCTCGGTCGCTGCCACGCTGCTGCTCTGA
- a CDS encoding ETC complex I subunit encodes MQVRIYRPSKTATQSGRAGERHWLLEFEPSQKREADPLMGWTGSGDTNRQLRLYFETEAEAVAYARKNGYAYRIIEPNERVVRPKSYSDNFRYDRIGRWTH; translated from the coding sequence ATGCAGGTGCGAATCTACCGGCCGAGCAAGACGGCCACCCAGTCGGGCCGGGCGGGCGAACGTCACTGGCTGCTCGAGTTCGAGCCCTCGCAGAAGCGCGAAGCCGATCCGCTGATGGGCTGGACGGGCTCCGGCGACACCAACCGCCAGCTGCGGCTCTATTTCGAAACTGAGGCCGAGGCGGTGGCCTACGCGCGCAAGAACGGCTACGCCTATCGCATCATCGAGCCGAACGAGCGCGTCGTCAGACCCAAGAGCTATTCCGACAATTTCCGCTACGATCGCATCGGCCGCTGGACCCATTGA
- a CDS encoding sulfotransferase family protein has product MPKPKARAAAAATGRSKPKRRARSGSNPVPAPLAIDRERVMAGLAEERNIWRLMGVDVTQLRDRARAGAQSHKALLDGVRTLCLFIGYPRSGHSLVGSLLDAHPQMAIAHELDALLYLRRGFQPREILYLMLEVSRFHGEIGRRWGPYHYEVPGQWQGRHTTLQVIGDKKGGMTTLRIARNPLLLKQVMTRFGKRKRFVHVLRNPFDNIAAMVQKGQSLKAAIAEYFRLLQTNRAIIKRVGADAVATLHHEDLIADPKAELGRLCSFLGVAAEPDYLDACAGIVFAAPHQPRHKIPWPADAVRLIERRIAAKPMLDRYRFAD; this is encoded by the coding sequence TTGCCCAAACCGAAGGCCCGGGCGGCCGCGGCCGCCACCGGCCGATCCAAGCCCAAACGGCGCGCCCGGAGCGGCTCCAACCCGGTGCCGGCGCCCTTGGCGATCGACCGCGAGCGGGTCATGGCCGGCCTCGCCGAGGAACGCAACATCTGGCGGCTGATGGGGGTCGACGTCACGCAGCTGCGCGACCGGGCCCGGGCCGGCGCGCAAAGCCACAAGGCGCTGCTGGACGGCGTCAGGACGCTCTGCCTCTTCATCGGCTATCCGCGCAGCGGCCATAGCCTGGTCGGCAGCCTGCTCGACGCCCATCCGCAGATGGCGATCGCCCATGAGCTCGACGCCCTGCTCTATCTGCGCCGCGGCTTCCAGCCGCGCGAGATCCTCTATCTCATGCTCGAGGTCTCGCGGTTCCATGGCGAGATCGGACGCCGCTGGGGCCCATACCACTACGAGGTCCCCGGCCAATGGCAGGGCCGGCACACGACGCTGCAGGTGATCGGCGACAAGAAGGGCGGGATGACGACCTTGCGCATCGCGCGCAACCCGCTGCTGCTGAAGCAGGTGATGACGCGCTTCGGCAAGCGCAAGCGCTTCGTGCATGTGCTGCGCAACCCCTTCGACAACATCGCCGCCATGGTGCAGAAGGGCCAGTCGCTGAAGGCGGCGATCGCCGAATATTTCAGGCTGCTGCAGACCAACCGCGCGATCATCAAGCGCGTCGGCGCCGATGCGGTGGCGACGCTCCATCACGAGGACCTCATCGCCGATCCGAAAGCCGAGCTCGGGCGGCTTTGCAGCTTCCTCGGCGTGGCGGCCGAGCCCGATTATCTCGACGCCTGTGCCGGCATCGTTTTCGCGGCGCCGCACCAGCCCCGGCACAAGATCCCCTGGCCCGCGGACGCCGTCCGGCTCATCGAGCGGCGCATCGCCGCGAAACCGATGCTGGACCGCTATCGTTTCGCGGATTGA